A stretch of DNA from Bacillus alveayuensis:
ATTGTTGGGGGAGATGCGGTAGGAATGTCTACCGTACCAGAAGTTATTGTGGCAAAACATTCCGGTTTAAAAGTTTTAGGAATTTCATGCATTTCGAACATGGCGGCAGGAATTTTAGATCAGCCTCTAACACATGATGAAGTGATTGAAACAACGGAAAAGGTTAAGTCTAACTTTTTAAATCTTGTTAAAACGATTATCGAAAAAATGTAGAAAAAGGTGATTAAAATGAGAATGGTAGACCTTATTGAAAAAAAGCGCGACGGGAAAGAACTGACAAAAGAAGAAATTCAATTTATTATTAAAGGTTATACAAACGGGGAAATTCCGGACTATCAAATGAGCGCATTCGCCATGGCGATATATTTTCAAGGCATGACCGAAGCAGAACGTGCCGAATTAACGATGGCAATGGTTCATTCAGGAGAAACGATTGATTTAAGTGCAATCGAAGGAATCAAAGTGGACAAACACTCAACGGGAGGAGTTGGAGATACAACAACATTAGTTCTCGGCCCTCTCGTAGCATCTGTTGGTGTACCAGTAGCGAAAATGAGCGGGCGTGGTCTCGGACATACTGGTGGAACAATTGACAAACTAGAATCTATACCAGGTTTTCACGTAGAAATCGATAAAGATGAATTTATTAGGCTCGTTAATGAAAACAAAATTGCTGTCATTGGACAAACTGGCAACTTAACTCCTGCTGATAAAAAGCTATATGCATTGCGCGATGTAACTGGAACAGTCAATAGCATTCCATTAATTGCAAGTTCCATTATGAGTAAAAAAATTGCGGCTGGTGCAGATGCTATTGTATTGGATGTAAAAACAGGTGCTGGTGCCTTTATGAAAAAGCTTGTAGACTCAAAGGAGCTAGCGAATGCAATGGTGAAGATCGGAAATGCTGTCGGCCGAAAGACAATGGCTGTCATATCGGATATGAGCCAGCCATTAGGGCGTGCGATCGGTAATGCATTAGAGGTTCAAGAAGCAATCGATACATTAAAAGGAGAAGGTCCTGAAGATTTACAAGAGCTTTGTTTAACATTAGGAAGCTACATGGTGTATTTAGCGAAAAAAGCGAATAGCTTAGAAGAGGCGAGAGAAAATTTAGAAAAATCGATTCAAAGCGGGAAAGCGCTTGAAGCGTTTAAAACATTTATTCAAGCACAAGGCGGAGATCCGTCTGTTGTGGATGATCCAATGAAATTACCGCAGGCAAAATATACGTTTGAGCTTGAAGCAAAAGAAGATGGCTATGTAGCAGAAATTGTTGCCGATAGTGTTGGAACGGCCGCTATGTGGCTAGGTGCTGGAAGAGCAACTAAAGAGTCAACGATTGATTTAGCTGTCGGCTTAGTATTAAACAAAAAAATAGGAGACGAAGTGAAAAAAGGCGAATCGCTTGTAACGATTTACAGTAATCAAGAAGACATTGAAGAAGTCAAGCAAAAGCTTTATGAAAGCATCGCAATTTCAAAAGAAAAAGTTGAAAGACCAACTCTTATTTATGAAACGATAACAGAATAATCCCAAGCTGCAAGAATCGGGAAATATACCCGGTTCTTTTTTTGGATCTTTTCTAAAAGATTGTTGCCTTACTATACGATAGCATTTTAACTGCCAGGAAAGCGGTACGCTTGCTATGTCAAGGTATGGAAAGCAACAATGTTTACGAAAACAGCTTTTTTTATCGTCACCTTTTTCCATTCCATGTTAGAAAAAGTTTTTATAGATCCATTGTATGAAATGTGAAGAAAATGGAAAAAATGGGATCATAAAGAATGGAGGGTGTGGAGATGAAGCGACTACTGGTGATGATATCAGCCATTTGTATGATGTTTACAGTTGTCATAAACGTACATGCAGAGGAAACAAATGTGCAGCTTGTTAAAGATGTCAAATCCGCTGTTTTAATGGAAAGAGATACAGGGCAAATTTTGTATGCCCATCATGCAGATGAAAAACTTCCTCCTGCAAGTATGACAAAAATTATGACACTCCTTTTAATTATGGAAGCGCTTGATAAAGGAACAATTAAACTTGATGAAAAAGTTCGTGCAAGTGAACATGCAGCCTCTATGGGTGGTTCGCAAATATTTTTAGAAGCAGGGGAAGAAATGACGGTAGAAGATCTAATAAAAGGAATCGCGATCGCCTCTGGAAACGATGCATCTGTTGCGATGGCTGAACGAATAGCTGGATCAGAAGAAGGATTTGTCAAGATGATGAATAAAAAAGCAAAAGAGCTTGGCTTGAAAAATACGCATTTTAAAAATCCGACAGGACTTCCTGAAGAAGGTCATTACAGTTCAGCACGTGACATGGCCATCATGGCGAAAGAGCTTCTTAAATATGAAGATATTACAAAGTATACAGGAAAATATGAAGATTATTTAAGAGAAAATACGGATAAAAAATTTTGGCTTGTGAACACAAATCGTCTCGTGAAGTTTTATCCCGGTGTTGATGGAGTGAAAACCGGCTACACGAACGAAGCGAAATACTGTTTAACCGCAACAGCAAAAAAGGGAAATATGCGTGTTATTGCAGTCGTGTTTGGAGCTCAAACTCCTAAACACCGCAATAGCCAAGTGACGAAAATGCTTGATTACGCCTTTAGTCAATATGAAATACATTCATTATATAAACGAAATGAAAAAGTGGCTCCGGTTGAATTAAGTAAAGGCCGAGATCAAAAAGTTCATTTAATTACTTCAAAACCAATTTCCATATTAACGAAAAAAGGGGAAAGCATTGATGATATGAAACAAGAAATCGTTTTTAAAGAACAGGTGATCGCACCAATTAAAGAAGGTGAAGAGCTCGGAATGCTCGTGTTGAAAAAAGGAGAAAAAGTGATGGATGAGTATCCGCTTGTTGCGGAAAAAGATGTGGAAATGGCGAGCTGGTGGACACTATTTAAGCGTATACTAGGAGACTTCACGAAAGCTGGGTAAATTTAGCGAATGAACACTAGTTTTGTCATAAAGCAGGAATTCCCCTTCGTCTTCACGAAAGACTCATTATCCTTACAGTTTTGAAGGAGGAATACAGTATGAGTCTTGTGATAGACATGGAAGTGAAGAAAAAGGTGCTATGTATCCGCTTAGCAGGTGAACTAGACCATCATACGGCGGAGGAATTACGACAAAAAGTCAATGACATCGTAGAAAAACGCCAAATTGAACATATGGTGTTTAATTTGCAAGATTTATCCTTTATGGATAGCTCAGGATTAGGTGTTATTTTAGGCCGATATAAACAAATTAAAAACAGCGGAGGAGAAATGGTTGTTTGCTCAGTATCCCCTCCGATTAGAAGACTGTTTGATATGTCAGGGCTTTTTAAAATTATTCGCTTGGCAGATTCAGAAGGAAAAGCGCTAGAAACATTGGGGGTGGCATCATGAAAAACGTCATGAACCTCCAATTTTCAGCGTTAAGTCAAAATGAATCGTTTGCTCGGGTTACGGTCGCTGCATTCATTGCTCAGTTAGATCCGACAATGGATGAATTAACGGAAATAAAAACAGTCGTATCAGAAGCGGTTACGAATGCGATTATACATGGTTATGAGCATAATCCAGATGGTATCGTCTATATATCCTGTACGCTAGAAGAACATATTGTTCACATTACGATTCGAGATGAAGGCAAAGGAATTGAAAATATTGAGAAAGCAAGGCAGCCTCTCTTTACAACCAAGCCTGAATTAGAGCGTTCAGGAATGGGCTTTACTATTATGGAAAATTTTATGGATGATATACAAGTAGAGTCGACTGTAGGGAAAGGAACAACTGTAAGATTGACAAAACATTTATCAAAAAGTAAAGCTTTATGTAATTAAGGAGACTCGTTATGGATGTGGAGGTCAAAAACGAATTTTCTAATGGACCGTTGAAGGATCATGAGGTTAAGGAATTAATTGAAAGAAGTCAGCAAGGTGAGCAAGAAGCACGTGATTTGCTTATTCAAAAAAATATGCGTCTTGTTTGGTCTGTTGTACAGCGCTTTTTAAATCGAGGCTATGAGCCAGAAGATTTATTTCAAATTGGCTGTATCGGACTATTAAAATCTGTTGATAAATTTGATTTATCATTTGATGTCAAATTTTCAACATATGCCGTACCAATGATTATCGGCGAAATTCAGCGATTCATTCGTGATGATGGAACCGTAAAGGTCAGCCGTTCATTAAAAGAATTAGGTAATAAAATTCGACGTGCTAGAGAAGAATTGTCGAAAACACTTGGAAAGGTGCCTACCGTTCAGGAAATTGCTGACTACTTAGACATTCCACCAGAAGATGTTGTGCTTGCACAAGAAGCGATTCGTGCACCTTCTTCCATCCATGAGACCGTTTATGAGAACGATGGAGATCCTATTACCCTTTTGGATCAAATTGCTGATCATCATGAGCAGCAATGGTTTGATAAAATTGCTTTAAAGGATGCTATAGAGGAATTAGATGAAAGAGAAAAATTAATTGTTTATTTGCGCTATTTTAAGGACCAAACGCAATCAGAAGTAGCTGAAAGACTTGGAATTTCACAAGTTCAAGTATCAAGACTAGAAAAAAAAATATTAAAACAAATGAAAGACCGAATGAGCACATAATGCTTTTTCGGTTTTTTCTTTTTAGTAATAAATGGATTAATGGGCTGCTGCATGTTGCCTAATCATCTAATCCATACTACATATTACAAAAGAATTTTTAGGTAGGATGTGAGGTGTAATGAACGTTACGGTCTATTTACGCCTAAGGCATCGGATTCAAGTAAAGCCAAATGAAAAAATTACGATCAATAAATTAGCTACCGTCATTGGGGATCCACAGTTAAAAGAGCAAATTGAAAACCTTGAGATTCACCAAGTTCAAAAGCATGATAAATCAATTATTGTCATTGATGCCATTCAAATCATTCAAAAAATATATACATTGAATGACGAAATCGAAATTCAAACATTAGGTCCGACTCAAACGGTTGTAGAAGTCGTGTATAAGAAAAAAGACGTTTCAAAAGTTTTATTAGTTCTCGTTTGGCTTTTACTTTTCGTTGGTTCAGGTATGGCCATTATGAATTTCCATGAAGATGTAAGTATGCAGAAAGTTCATATTCGTTTATACAAAATCATAACGGGGGAAGTAAACAAAAAACCACTTCTCTTTCAAATTCCATATTCAATTGGACTCGGACTAGGAATGATTTTATTTTTTAATCATGCTTTTCGTAAACGCATTAATGAGGAGCCAAGTCCGCTTGAAATCGAAGTTTTTAATTACCAAATGGATCTCGACAAATATGTTTCGATGAATGAAAACAAGGAAAGTATGGAAAAAATCGATGAACATTAACATTTTGTTTATTATGTTCATCGGCTTTTCAGGTGGATTGGCTGTCGGTGCGGGATTTGTTGCTTTTTTAACCATACTTGGAATTATTCCACGGCTGATGCAGTTAACGAAAACTCTGTCATTCATACGGTTTTATGAGTGTGGAGTACTATTAGGTGCATTAGTCGGCTGCTGGTTCAGTTTAAGTGATGTTCATTTTTCCATGTCCGCTTTTTGGCTCATGCCAATGGGTTTATTAGATGGCATATTTATTGGGATGCTTGCAGCTGCGTTAACCGAAGTACTAAATGTCATTCCGATTTTAGCTAAAAGGGTTGGAATGGAAAGAAATATTATCATCCTTTTAATGGCCATTGTGTTTGGAAAAATTGTTGGCTCTTTATTTCATTGGCTTTATTTTATCGATCATTAAAAAGGAGTGGAAATATATGAAATTAAAAGATGATTACGCCAATCAAATTAAAAAGTTCCACCCAAAAACAAATTATATGAAAAATTGTTTGAAGGCCTTTTTGATAGGCGGATCGATCTGTTTATTTGGTCAAATGATCGAAAATATTTATATTCAAGTGTTTTCGTTAGAAAAAGAAGTAGCAGGCAGTGTCATGATGGCGACGTTAATATTATTTTCATCTATTTTAACGGGGATTGGGGTTTACGATAAAATTGGCCAATTTGCTGGGGCAGGATCTATTTTAACGGTTGCAGGCTTTGCTAATTCGATGACAAGTGCAGCTCTTGAGCATAAAAGCGAAGGATTTGTACTTGGTGTGGCCGCAAATATGTTTAAAATAGCGGGAAGTTCGATCGTTTTTGGCATTGTTTTTGCTTACGTAGTCGGCTTTATTCGTTTTGTTTTCACCATACCATGATCACCCGAAAGGATGTGATGGAATTGGGGTTATTCGGAAAACAAACATGGATCTTTCATAATCGCTTGTATGTAAATGGAAGTGGAACAGCTGTTGGACCGAAAGAAGCGGAAGGACCATTAGGGGACAAATTTGATGTTCGTCATGATGATCTTTATTGCGGAGAAGAAAATTGGGAGCTTGCGGAAAGGCGATTAATGGTACAAGCCATTGACTATTGTTTAAAAAAAGCGAATACCGATGCGAAAGAAGTTGATTTTTTTATTGCAGGTGATTTGTTAAACCAAAATGTTACGAGCAACTACGTTGCAAGACATTTAAATATCCCGACATTATGTATGTTTGGGGCATGCTCCACTTCGATGGCAACGATCGCGATCTCCTCACTTTTAGTTGATTCTGGATTTGCTAGAAAGGTTCTCGCTGCAACGAGCAGTCATTTTGCCACTGCTGAACGACAATTTCGTGATCCATTACAATTTGGAAAACAAAAGCCGAACACTGCAACTACGACGGTAACGGGGGCTGGAGCTGTTCTCATTGGCAAAGAATATGGAGATATTGCGATCACATCTGCTACGATCGGCCGAGTTGTAGACTTTGGAATTAAAAATGCGTTCGATATGGGTTCAGCAATGGCTCCAGCTGCTGCAGACACGATTAAGCGTCATTTATACGATTTAAAGCGTTCTCCTTCTGACTATGACTTAATTGTAACTGGTGATTTATCAAAAATCGGAAGTCCCATCTTAAAACAATTGCTAAAGGAAGAAAATATACTCATTGATGATCAACACGATGATTGCGGGTTAATGATTTTTCATGACGATCAGCAAGTATTTGCTGGCGGGAGCGGCTGTGGCTGCTCTGCTGTTGTCACATACAGCCATATTTTTGATTTATTAAAACGAGGTGAATTAAAGCGTGTTTTGGTCGTAGCAACTGGTGCTCTGCTAAGTCCTATCATGATGCAACAAAATGAATCGATTCCGACGATCGCTCATGGAGTTGTTTTTGAACGAACGTCTAGGAGTGTGAAAAGCTAATGGAATATGTTATTGCTTTTATTTCCGGTGGACTCATATGTCTAGTTGGTCAAATATTTATTGATATCTTTAAACAAACTCCCGTTCATGTCACGAGTTTGTTTGTCGTTATCGGGGTCATTCTTGAAGGACTTGGAGTTTATGAACATTTTATTCATTGGGCTGGAGCTGGTGCAACAGTTCCTATTACAGGCTTTGGGTATTCGTTATTCTATGGAGTCATACAAGAAGCAAATGGGGTCAGCGGAATAGGAATTGGTGCATTTGATTGGCTCCTACAAACGATCCTTTTCGCTTTTATGACAGCTGTTATTTTTAAACCGAAAGGATAGAATCGTCATGCAAGGAAGAAGAAAGGTTATTATGGTAACAGATGGAGATGAGTATGCCTTAAAAGTGATCGAATATGTTGCCAAAAAAATTGGTGGAAGATGTATCTCAAGATCGCAAGGGAATCCGACAACTCTAAGTGGTGAAGAGATGGTGAAGTATATTTTAAGCACCCCCTATGATCCTGTATTTGTATTATTTGATGATTGTGGTTTTCAAGGGGAAGGAATGGGAGAACAAGCTTTAAAATATGTTGCCAGCCATCCTCAAATAAAAGTGATAGGAGTGATTGCTGTTGCATCAAAATCAAAGCATAAAGAGTGGTCAAAGATTGATATTAGCATTGATCGAGATGGGAAACTGACAAACTTCGGAGTTGATAAAGATGGTATTCCTGACATTGAGGGAGGAAGAATAAATGGGGATACAGTATATTGTTTGGATCAATTATCTGTTCCCATTGTTGTGGGCATTGGTGATATTGGAAAAATGAATCGAAGAGATTGTATAGAAAAAGGTGCTCCGATAACGATGAAAGCTGTTGAGATCATTTTAGAAAGGAGTGGATACGATGGGAGACAATAAAACACCGATATCTCCGAACCTTCCGGAAAATGAAAGCTTTTTTAAAAAGCATATTGGTTTAGGAGAAAGCTTCGACTTAGGGGTAAGAAAATTTAAGATCATTCAAAAGCAGCTTCATTTATATTATGTCAATGGTTTATGCGATACTCAATATATTATCGATCTTTTAAGACAATTAACGGAAATAAATGATCATGAAAAAGAGAGCTCAAAAGTAAAAGAAATTATCGAAAACAGGCTCATACATCAGCAAGTAAGTGAAATTAAAACATTAGATGAAGCCGTAGACCAATTGTTGTCAGGGCTAATCGTCATAATCATAGAAGGGTATGACTTTGGTTTTGTTGTGGATGTGAGAAGCTATCCTGGCAGACAACCGGAAGAGCCAGACACAGAAAAAGTAGTGCGTGGTGCACGGGATGGATTTGTGGAAAATATTATTGTCAATACAGCACTTATTAGAAGAAGAATTCGTGATGAAAGATTGCGGTTTGAAATTTTAAAAGTAGGGGAAAGGTCAAAAACAGATATTTGTCTTGCCTATGTTGAGGATGTGGCCGACCCAGGTTTAATCAAAGTCATAAAAAAAGAACTTAACACGATAAAAATTGATGGATTAACAATGGCTGATAAATCAGTTGAAGAATTTCTTGTCAAACAAGGCTATAATCCATTTCCGCTTGTTCGCTATACGGAGCGAGCTGATGTAGCAGCTAACCATTTGCTTGAGGGACATGTTATTATTATGGTCGACACGTCTCCAAGTGTCATTATTACTCCTACGACCTTTTTCCATCATGTACAGCATGCCGAAGAATATCGTCAAGCACCTGCTGTAGGAACATTTCTCCGCTGGGTGCGCTTTTTAGGGATCGTCGCATCGATATTTTTGCTGCCTTTATGGCTGCTATTTGTTCTTGAACCTTCTTTGCTGCCAAAAAACTTAGCTTACATAGGGCCGAACGAACAAAAAAACATCCCTGTTGTGATCCAACTATTTTTAGCAGATTTAGGGGTTGAATTTATGAGAATGGCTGCCATTCATACCCCGACAGCTTTATCTGTCGCGATGGGATTAATTGCGGCTGTATTAATTGGCGAAATTGCGATTGAAGTTGGTTTATTCGTTCCAGAGGTCATATTATATGTTTCTATTGCTGCGATCGGTACGTTTACAACACCAAGCTACGAATTAAGTGTTGCCAATAAAATGGTCAGACTGTTTTTATTAATACTCGTTTCGATCTTCCATATACCAGGTTTTGTTATAGGCAGTACTTTATACGTTCTATTGTTGGCAAGTGTTCGTTCCTTAAATACACCTTATTTATGGCCTTTTATTCCATTTAATGCGAAAGCGCTTTGGCAAGTTCTTGTGAGAACATCAGTACCGGGAGCTAAGCTACGTCCTAGCATCGTTCATCCCCAAAACGTTAAAAAGCAGCCGTCTTAGCATGCCATCCCCCGTTTGCCCATTTCTTTACAATCAAAATAGGTCATTGAAACGCTCCCCATTTTATGATAATGTAATTTTAACTATTTAAAGGATGAAGGAATGGGTAATGTTTTGAATAAACAAGGGGGCAGCAAAATGTATTTACATGGTACGAGTAGAGTGAATGAAAAAGGGCATTTAGAAATCGGCGGAGTCGATACGGTCGATTTAGTGGAACAATATGGAACCCCTTTATATGTATATGATGTCGCCTTAATTCGTAAGAGAGCTAGAGAGTTTAAAAATACTTTTGAAGAATTAGGAATTAAAGCTCAAGTAGCGTATGCAAGCAAAGCGTTCTCCTCTATTGCGATCGTACAGTTGGCACATGAGGAAGGCTTGTCTCTTGATGTCGTTTCAGGAGGGGAGCTTTATACAGCATTAAAGGCTGGATTTCCACCTAATAAGATTCATTTTCATGGAAATAATAAAAGTGTAGAAGAAATAACGATGGCCTTGGAAGCGAAAATTGGCTGCATAGTTGTTGACAATTTTCATGAAATCGATTTATTAAAAGAGTTAACGAAACAATTGTCTCAAAAAGTAGATATTTTGTTGCGTGTGACACCAGGAGTCGAAGCGCATACACATGATTATATTACAACAGGACAAGAGGATTCGAAATTCGGT
This window harbors:
- a CDS encoding D-alanyl-D-alanine carboxypeptidase (penicillin-binding protein 5/6) (product_source=KO:K07258; cath_funfam=2.60.410.10,3.40.710.10; cleavage_site_network=SignalP-noTM; cog=COG1686; ko=KO:K07258; pfam=PF00768,PF07943; smart=SM00936; superfamily=56601,69189), whose product is MKRLLVMISAICMMFTVVINVHAEETNVQLVKDVKSAVLMERDTGQILYAHHADEKLPPASMTKIMTLLLIMEALDKGTIKLDEKVRASEHAASMGGSQIFLEAGEEMTVEDLIKGIAIASGNDASVAMAERIAGSEEGFVKMMNKKAKELGLKNTHFKNPTGLPEEGHYSSARDMAIMAKELLKYEDITKYTGKYEDYLRENTDKKFWLVNTNRLVKFYPGVDGVKTGYTNEAKYCLTATAKKGNMRVIAVVFGAQTPKHRNSQVTKMLDYAFSQYEIHSLYKRNEKVAPVELSKGRDQKVHLITSKPISILTKKGESIDDMKQEIVFKEQVIAPIKEGEELGMLVLKKGEKVMDEYPLVAEKDVEMASWWTLFKRILGDFTKAG
- a CDS encoding RNA polymerase sporulation-specific sigma factor (product_source=KO:K03091; cath_funfam=1.10.10.10,1.10.601.10; cog=COG1191; ko=KO:K03091; pfam=PF04539,PF04542,PF04545; smart=SM00530; superfamily=88659,88946; tigrfam=TIGR02885), whose translation is MDVEVKNEFSNGPLKDHEVKELIERSQQGEQEARDLLIQKNMRLVWSVVQRFLNRGYEPEDLFQIGCIGLLKSVDKFDLSFDVKFSTYAVPMIIGEIQRFIRDDGTVKVSRSLKELGNKIRRAREELSKTLGKVPTVQEIADYLDIPPEDVVLAQEAIRAPSSIHETVYENDGDPITLLDQIADHHEQQWFDKIALKDAIEELDEREKLIVYLRYFKDQTQSEVAERLGISQVQVSRLEKKILKQMKDRMST
- a CDS encoding stage V sporulation protein AC (product_source=KO:K06405; ko=KO:K06405; pfam=PF03862; superfamily=103473; tigrfam=TIGR02838; transmembrane_helix_parts=Inside_1_26,TMhelix_27_49,Outside_50_58,TMhelix_59_76,Inside_77_82,TMhelix_83_102,Outside_103_121,TMhelix_122_144,Inside_145_147), which codes for MKLKDDYANQIKKFHPKTNYMKNCLKAFLIGGSICLFGQMIENIYIQVFSLEKEVAGSVMMATLILFSSILTGIGVYDKIGQFAGAGSILTVAGFANSMTSAALEHKSEGFVLGVAANMFKIAGSSIVFGIVFAYVVGFIRFVFTIP
- a CDS encoding stage V sporulation protein AD (product_source=KO:K06406; cath_funfam=3.40.47.10; ko=KO:K06406; pfam=PF07451; superfamily=53901; tigrfam=TIGR02845); the protein is MGLFGKQTWIFHNRLYVNGSGTAVGPKEAEGPLGDKFDVRHDDLYCGEENWELAERRLMVQAIDYCLKKANTDAKEVDFFIAGDLLNQNVTSNYVARHLNIPTLCMFGACSTSMATIAISSLLVDSGFARKVLAATSSHFATAERQFRDPLQFGKQKPNTATTTVTGAGAVLIGKEYGDIAITSATIGRVVDFGIKNAFDMGSAMAPAAADTIKRHLYDLKRSPSDYDLIVTGDLSKIGSPILKQLLKEENILIDDQHDDCGLMIFHDDQQVFAGGSGCGCSAVVTYSHIFDLLKRGELKRVLVVATGALLSPIMMQQNESIPTIAHGVVFERTSRSVKS
- a CDS encoding pyrimidine-nucleoside phosphorylase (product_source=KO:K00756; cath_funfam=1.20.970.10,3.40.1030.10,3.90.1170.30; cog=COG0213; ko=KO:K00756; pfam=PF00591,PF02885,PF07831; smart=SM00941; superfamily=47648,52418,54680; tigrfam=TIGR02644), translated to MRMVDLIEKKRDGKELTKEEIQFIIKGYTNGEIPDYQMSAFAMAIYFQGMTEAERAELTMAMVHSGETIDLSAIEGIKVDKHSTGGVGDTTTLVLGPLVASVGVPVAKMSGRGLGHTGGTIDKLESIPGFHVEIDKDEFIRLVNENKIAVIGQTGNLTPADKKLYALRDVTGTVNSIPLIASSIMSKKIAAGADAIVLDVKTGAGAFMKKLVDSKELANAMVKIGNAVGRKTMAVISDMSQPLGRAIGNALEVQEAIDTLKGEGPEDLQELCLTLGSYMVYLAKKANSLEEARENLEKSIQSGKALEAFKTFIQAQGGDPSVVDDPMKLPQAKYTFELEAKEDGYVAEIVADSVGTAAMWLGAGRATKESTIDLAVGLVLNKKIGDEVKKGESLVTIYSNQEDIEEVKQKLYESIAISKEKVERPTLIYETITE
- a CDS encoding stage V sporulation protein AB (product_source=KO:K06404; ko=KO:K06404; pfam=PF13782; superfamily=81340; transmembrane_helix_parts=Outside_1_4,TMhelix_5_27,Inside_28_42,TMhelix_43_65,Outside_66_79,TMhelix_80_102,Inside_103_114,TMhelix_115_137,Outside_138_140), producing the protein MNINILFIMFIGFSGGLAVGAGFVAFLTILGIIPRLMQLTKTLSFIRFYECGVLLGALVGCWFSLSDVHFSMSAFWLMPMGLLDGIFIGMLAAALTEVLNVIPILAKRVGMERNIIILLMAIVFGKIVGSLFHWLYFIDH
- a CDS encoding stage V sporulation protein AA (product_source=KO:K06403; cath_funfam=2.60.480.10; ko=KO:K06403; pfam=PF12164; superfamily=52540; transmembrane_helix_parts=Inside_1_96,TMhelix_97_115,Outside_116_142,TMhelix_143_165,Inside_166_206), translated to MNVTVYLRLRHRIQVKPNEKITINKLATVIGDPQLKEQIENLEIHQVQKHDKSIIVIDAIQIIQKIYTLNDEIEIQTLGPTQTVVEVVYKKKDVSKVLLVLVWLLLFVGSGMAIMNFHEDVSMQKVHIRLYKIITGEVNKKPLLFQIPYSIGLGLGMILFFNHAFRKRINEEPSPLEIEVFNYQMDLDKYVSMNENKESMEKIDEH
- a CDS encoding stage V sporulation protein AE (product_source=KO:K06407; ko=KO:K06407; pfam=PF03862; superfamily=102741; tigrfam=TIGR02839; transmembrane_helix_parts=Outside_1_3,TMhelix_4_21,Inside_22_27,TMhelix_28_47,Outside_48_51,TMhelix_52_74,Inside_75_80,TMhelix_81_103,Outside_104_110), yielding MEYVIAFISGGLICLVGQIFIDIFKQTPVHVTSLFVVIGVILEGLGVYEHFIHWAGAGATVPITGFGYSLFYGVIQEANGVSGIGIGAFDWLLQTILFAFMTAVIFKPKG
- a CDS encoding stage V sporulation protein AE (product_source=KO:K06407; cath_funfam=2.160.20.10; ko=KO:K06407; pfam=PF14097; superfamily=53448); translation: MQGRRKVIMVTDGDEYALKVIEYVAKKIGGRCISRSQGNPTTLSGEEMVKYILSTPYDPVFVLFDDCGFQGEGMGEQALKYVASHPQIKVIGVIAVASKSKHKEWSKIDISIDRDGKLTNFGVDKDGIPDIEGGRINGDTVYCLDQLSVPIVVGIGDIGKMNRRDCIEKGAPITMKAVEIILERSGYDGRQ
- a CDS encoding stage II sporulation protein AA (anti-sigma F factor antagonist) (product_source=KO:K06378; cath_funfam=3.30.750.24; cog=COG1366; ko=KO:K06378; pfam=PF01740; superfamily=52091; tigrfam=TIGR02886) — translated: MSLVIDMEVKKKVLCIRLAGELDHHTAEELRQKVNDIVEKRQIEHMVFNLQDLSFMDSSGLGVILGRYKQIKNSGGEMVVCSVSPPIRRLFDMSGLFKIIRLADSEGKALETLGVAS
- a CDS encoding stage II sporulation protein AB (anti-sigma F factor) (product_source=KO:K06379; cath_funfam=3.30.565.10; cog=COG2172; ko=KO:K06379; pfam=PF13581; smart=SM00387; superfamily=55874; tigrfam=TIGR01925); translated protein: MKNVMNLQFSALSQNESFARVTVAAFIAQLDPTMDELTEIKTVVSEAVTNAIIHGYEHNPDGIVYISCTLEEHIVHITIRDEGKGIENIEKARQPLFTTKPELERSGMGFTIMENFMDDIQVESTVGKGTTVRLTKHLSKSKALCN